In one window of Deltaproteobacteria bacterium DNA:
- a CDS encoding PilZ domain-containing protein — MGAERRRHVRVPYSQRGWFEAGAITLYAAVGNISEGGVFVRTHAPLARGTLAMVRLPVGNGGEIEAEAEVMWESSGSQGPAGMGLRFKTMDDQGRERLTAFLKDRGEG, encoded by the coding sequence ATGGGCGCAGAGCGAAGACGGCACGTGCGCGTGCCGTACAGCCAGCGCGGGTGGTTCGAGGCGGGGGCCATCACCCTCTACGCCGCTGTGGGCAACATCTCCGAAGGCGGCGTCTTCGTCCGCACCCACGCGCCGCTCGCGCGCGGGACGCTGGCCATGGTGCGCCTGCCCGTCGGCAACGGCGGCGAGATCGAGGCCGAGGCCGAGGTCATGTGGGAGTCGAGCGGGAGCCAGGGCCCCGCGGGCATGGGCCTGCGCTTCAAGACCATGGACGACCAGGGGCGCGAGCGCCTCACCGCCTTCCTGAAAGACCGCGGCGAAGGCTGA
- a CDS encoding metallophosphoesterase family protein produces the protein MRIAIISDVHSNIEALTEVMAAIEKLRIDRLVCLGDVVGYGASPNPCCDIVRERAEVTLLGNHDAAVAGRMDYSFYYDAARHALDWSAGQVTDGNLSWLKGLPYTYRIGEVGFCHGSPIDPRAYEYIFALEQARELAPLVGDLPEVTFIGHSHLCRAFALGNGEVSDVVAQRFRLRRGYKYIISVGSVGQPRDYDNRSCFAVYDTDLREVEYHRVEYDIESSAQKIFDAELALNFGKRLFLGV, from the coding sequence ATGCGAATCGCGATCATCAGCGACGTGCACTCCAACATCGAGGCCCTCACCGAGGTGATGGCCGCCATCGAGAAGCTCCGCATCGATCGGCTGGTGTGCCTCGGCGACGTGGTGGGCTACGGCGCCTCGCCCAATCCCTGCTGCGACATCGTCCGCGAGCGCGCCGAGGTCACGCTGCTCGGCAACCACGACGCCGCCGTCGCCGGGCGCATGGACTACAGCTTCTATTACGACGCCGCCCGCCACGCCCTCGACTGGAGCGCGGGCCAGGTCACCGACGGCAACCTCAGCTGGCTCAAGGGCCTGCCCTACACCTACCGCATTGGCGAGGTGGGCTTCTGCCACGGCTCGCCCATCGATCCGCGCGCCTACGAGTACATCTTCGCCCTGGAGCAGGCCCGCGAGCTCGCGCCGCTCGTCGGCGACCTTCCCGAGGTCACGTTCATCGGCCACTCGCACCTGTGCCGCGCGTTCGCCTTGGGCAACGGCGAGGTGAGCGACGTGGTGGCCCAGCGCTTCCGCCTGCGCCGCGGCTACAAGTACATCATCAGCGTGGGCTCGGTGGGCCAGCCGCGCGACTACGACAACCGCAGCTGCTTCGCCGTCTACGACACCGATCTCCGCGAGGTGGAGTACCACCGCGTGGAGTACGACATCGAGAGCTCCGCCCAGAAGATCTTCGACGCCGAGCTGGCGTTGAACTTTGGCAAGCGCCTCTTCCTCGGCGTCTGA